From the genome of Phlebotomus papatasi isolate M1 chromosome 2, Ppap_2.1, whole genome shotgun sequence:
aaattgtaactgtattttgtaacgaaactgtaaagaaaacttcttggaacaaacaaatatcttctctaggtacaaattgattccaaaaaaatttgttccaagaaaaacttgttccaatattttggtcagtgttcaaaagtttttaccgtgtacaaaagtaaaaaagagtaaataaaattaaagtaattattaaaaataaagaaaatatacctataaaattaaaataaataaaacaaaatacaaataaatttaattctgtAGTGTTTTTTTAAACCTTACGTTTAGGTCGTTTAGGTCCAAGATGATTAAGATCGGTTACTAAACACTGATTATatgaagattttaaaattttcaactgaGCCCCTGTATTTATGCAAAAACTTGATCACTTATTTCACGGAGAACTGAGTGGAATTCCCGCTTCTTTTGGCtgatattcaataaaataatttctctcAATGAATTATTGTAgcattgttttatttattttttttaaatttgttgcaTTATTGGCTTGTTTCCAGTGAGAGCAGCATGTTTGTGTCGCGTCGCAGGTGGATCCTGAAGACGTGTGGTACAACGACACCGTTGCAATGCCTTGAGCCTCTCCTGGAGATGGCTGAGAAGATAGCTGGCTATACGGATGTCGAGGAATTGTTCTACTCGCGCAAGAACTACAAGCGTCCGGAATTGCAGGTGTCTCCGCATCGGGCATTTGATGAAGAAGTGGCTCTCCTGGACAGTTTCTTTGACGATGGACGAGCCTACTGCCTTGGCTCGGTGAATCGTGACTGTTGGTTCCTGTACACGCTGAGCCGCGGGGGAGAGGCTCTCCAGCGCCACTTTGGCACTCTGATCCAGCAGCGTCCTGTGGCGCCAATTGCACCACCAGATCCGGATCAGACCATTGAGATTCTCATGACGGAGATGGATCCGCAGGTGATGGCAATTTTCTCCAAGGAGGATTCGATGAATGCCAAAGAAGCCACTGAAGTgagtttttgttgttttttttcgaagaaatatcttttttgtttattattttgtttttttgcaaaaaggtcattttatattttattttgtcttCTGCTTCATTCCCAGAAATCTGGCATTCAGAACATTCTTCCGGGAATGAAAATTGATGACTATTTGTTTGCGCCATGTGGCTATTCCATGAATGGAATTTCCAAGAATGTAAGTAAActctaacattttttaatttatttttgtaagcatctttttttgttattcatatgcaatatttttccatttctcttttttctctGCTGCTCTTGGTCCTTCTTTCTGCAATTCTCTCCACAGATTGTGGGTGATTGTCCGGAAGTAAGTGACTATTAAATATGGTTTTGCAAAGCCCCCTCCCTATGAAATGTTTttgactttgtttttttttcttggttggGTCTAGTGATTAAGGAAAATGATTTTGCGTCCGCAATCTAGGCAAAatcttgtttgattttttttttggtattttagtGATTGCAATTCCGATTCcactaaattgattttgttttttataaagaaaaggttaaaggtctttgaatgagcgataatttttttttaatttgatgaaGTTTGTAGGGTAATTGTGTTCCATAGGATCTTGATGTCGAAGGGACGCCTTCTTGTTAGAGAGGAAGACGTTTCTCAATGTTATCCTTCCTTCCAGGGAAGCCTCTAACATTCactgattaactttttttcctcataactttaacactttttaggtgtaaaaatatatcaacattttttatgttaattttacacctattcaagggtaaaattaacatgaaaaagggtaactttaacccttaatacacctaaaaagcataatatttacaccaatttcggataaataatgcagggtaaaataaacatttccggaatgtaattttaactttttcggatttctctcagttttcctaataattgtaaatttcttGCCAAAATAGTGAAAAAGTGTTGTAGAAttgcacactgagagaaatccgaaaaagttaaaattgcattccggaaatgttaattttatcttgCATTATAGATCCgatatcggtgtaaatattatcattttaggtgtaaagttaccatttttcatgttaattttacacttaaaaagatgtaaaattaacattaaaaaatgtaaaaaaaaaatgtttgaagttcgtaaaactaccgctaaaggcgctattattaaaaagagaatatttcaattttctaagttaaataactcaaaaactccaatgtgctcaaattttagtatgttgtagccgcatattatacctatcaaacaaaaaatacttaagtcgatcgataacccctgacctgagctataagagCTTAAacttcgaaaattgaccggcctgcatctccgattctaattgacattttgatctgaattttgagtttttggtttcgtctcaatgagaactttcagatggcagttcaaaaagtcaccacaggtggcgctgcgatagcgtcaaaattcatcaaaattcaaactcatttttctcaaaaacgccattgtgcaagttaatcaaattttagagtgttgtagtctagttTATGACGTTTCCAAAAATTGGCGTGAGTTCGCTGTAGTTAAAATAAAACAGGAGATATGGGAGATCAAAATTCGCGAAATTCAAAACGccatagggtaaaggctcataattttggacagggtgtttataagcatcaatgttccaagtttgaagtgcgatattttcaatactaattgactttttttgttactctcttttcagaagggttgtttagaaaattggcaagctatttattgtcttatttttactaaaattagttttaatacgttgaaaaatgaattgatatgtagagatgaTTATGagtcgaattttggacaacttggttgtaagtttggacaccttggctgtatatttggacagttaatccgcctcaataggatgcccattgttctccatttaaAAACTTACTAAATCATCTTCCTGTTCTTGTAAGGGAACCGTAAAatatcacaagaagcccggaaactttccatatcattgattaaagtgagttgacttcagtACTCCAAGCACgtgcggattcgcgcattccctgacctttccggaagcctttcaaggcttttctcactacatctcgttcgtagagaagatgctcttttgtttctctattcatttatacaacctagtaatcgaaaaagctaaaatttcacgaaatttcgaaagaaaaactcctgtccaaaataagtagTATCACCTCGCTCTTAGAAAATTgcctatttttcacacgaaaaacgtaattcacaagacaaatctcacttcaggtcaaa
Proteins encoded in this window:
- the LOC129803708 gene encoding S-adenosylmethionine decarboxylase proenzyme (The sequence of the model RefSeq protein was modified relative to this genomic sequence to represent the inferred CDS: added 65 bases not found in genome assembly), with product MAENDKFKFFEGVEKLLEIWFKKPPSNKNADLRKIPRPMWDALLKSVRCEIISFSRNDQIDAYVLSESSMFVSRRRWILKTCGTTTPLQCLEPLLEMAEKIAGYTDVEELFYSRKNYKRPELQVSPHRAFDEEVALLDSFFDDGRAYCLGSVNRDCWFLYTLSRGGEALQRHFGTLIQQRPVAPIAPPDPDQTIEILMTEMDPQVMAIFSKEDSMNAKEATEKSGIQNILPGMKIDDYLFAPCGYSMNGISKNGYYMTIHITPETEFSYVSFESNVAATNYGDLIARVIETFQPGKFIVTLFANKSSPAYAASRELERAEEIGEWQRRDIQYCRFQSYDLTYAQYCKFPS